A window of the Haloarcula rubripromontorii genome harbors these coding sequences:
- a CDS encoding sulfurtransferase TusA family protein, with amino-acid sequence MSEAFDIAETLDVKGASCPMPVVKTKQAIDDLTEGSVLEVIATDSGSMSDIKGWAEGTNGVALLEQVDEGDVYKHYVEKTA; translated from the coding sequence ATGAGTGAAGCATTCGACATCGCGGAGACGCTCGACGTGAAAGGTGCATCGTGCCCAATGCCGGTCGTCAAGACGAAACAGGCGATAGACGACCTCACAGAGGGGTCAGTACTGGAGGTCATCGCGACCGACAGCGGCAGTATGAGTGACATCAAAGGATGGGCCGAGGGAACGAACGGCGTGGCACTGCTCGAACAGGTTGATGAGGGCGACGTGTACAAACACTACGTCGAGAAGACGGCCTAA
- a CDS encoding type 1 glutamine amidotransferase translates to MNQRIAIVDASVGETPAERNLTRSLDAETTVYKVSDSQLPPVPAGVDPRYDGVVISGSQTSVYDDRGWIHDLTSWVRAVHQADVPTLGICWGHQFLAQSLGGRVVDMGEHELGYRTVHRRGEDTLFADMSSSFTAFQTHSDRVAELPAGAVELARNEYGIQAFRLGTRYGVQFHPEYDRETAEWVIGNKDLTDERREAVTATMTGESVTAAQEATTVFDNFLELVATHQQRPGRFE, encoded by the coding sequence ATGAACCAGAGAATCGCAATCGTCGATGCGTCAGTCGGTGAGACGCCCGCCGAACGAAACCTGACCCGGTCGCTCGACGCCGAAACGACAGTGTACAAAGTCAGCGACAGCCAACTCCCACCGGTGCCGGCGGGCGTCGACCCGCGATACGACGGCGTGGTCATCAGCGGGTCACAGACGTCGGTGTACGACGACCGCGGCTGGATTCACGACCTCACGTCGTGGGTCCGGGCTGTCCACCAAGCAGACGTACCGACACTGGGGATTTGCTGGGGCCACCAGTTCCTCGCACAGTCTCTTGGCGGACGCGTGGTCGACATGGGCGAACACGAACTCGGATACCGAACAGTCCACCGGCGAGGCGAGGACACGCTGTTTGCCGACATGTCGTCGTCGTTCACCGCGTTCCAGACACACTCCGACCGCGTCGCCGAACTGCCCGCGGGCGCGGTGGAACTGGCGCGAAACGAGTACGGCATACAGGCGTTTCGACTCGGTACACGCTACGGCGTCCAGTTCCACCCAGAGTACGACCGCGAGACAGCCGAGTGGGTCATCGGCAACAAAGACCTCACCGACGAACGGCGGGAGGCAGTAACGGCGACGATGACCGGCGAGTCGGTCACGGCCGCCCAAGAGGCGACGACGGTGTTCGATAACTTCCTCGAACTGGTCGCCACCCACCAGCAGCGACCGGGTCGGTTCGAATAA
- a CDS encoding DsrE/DsrF/DrsH-like family protein — MSTDTPLAGDGDSMTEAELQARIEELEETVADLEADDDQKKMTIVATQGSFDMAYPPLILASTAAAFGWDVVVFHTFWGLDILHEEKSGNLQLSAVGNPNMPMPNALAALPGMDRMATRMMEKRIDDNGTATIDELIELSLDQGVELQACQMTIELMDYDEDDFHDDVTVGVGAATALQHMAESDIQLLV; from the coding sequence ATGAGCACGGACACACCATTGGCCGGCGACGGCGATTCGATGACCGAGGCGGAGCTGCAAGCTCGCATCGAAGAGCTCGAAGAGACTGTCGCCGACCTGGAAGCTGACGACGACCAAAAGAAGATGACCATCGTGGCGACGCAAGGCTCGTTCGATATGGCGTATCCGCCGCTCATTCTCGCCAGCACCGCGGCCGCGTTCGGCTGGGATGTAGTCGTGTTCCACACGTTCTGGGGACTGGATATCCTCCACGAGGAGAAGTCCGGGAACCTCCAGCTATCGGCCGTCGGTAACCCGAACATGCCGATGCCGAACGCGCTCGCGGCGCTGCCTGGCATGGACCGCATGGCGACGCGGATGATGGAAAAGCGCATCGACGACAACGGGACGGCAACGATCGACGAACTCATCGAGCTGTCGCTAGATCAGGGCGTCGAACTGCAGGCCTGTCAGATGACCATCGAGCTGATGGACTACGACGAGGACGACTTCCACGACGATGTCACTGTCGGCGTCGGCGCGGCTACCGCGCTCCAGCACATGGCCGAGTCCGACATCCAACTGCTCGTTTGA
- a CDS encoding MBL fold metallo-hydrolase — MNAEDFPTPDADVESVTPETLKSRIDDGGSVTILDARMSGDYEEWHIDGENVESINVPYFHFLEDELDADIIADVPDDREVTVLCAKGGASEYVAGTLAERGYDVHHLEDGMNGWARIYETVEVTGYDGAGTLLQYQRPSSGCLGYLVYDEGEAAIIDPLRAFTDRYLDDADELDVDLNYALDTHIHADHISGVRDLDAAGVEGVIPAAAVDRGVTYADDLTTAEDGDTFEVGDVTIETVATPGHTTGMTSYLIDDSLLATGDGLFIESVARPDLEEGDEGAPDAARMLYESLQERVLTLPDDTLIGGAHFSDAAEPASDGSYTAPIGQLVEEMDALSMDEDDFVETILADMPPRPANYEDIIATNLGQNAVDDEEAFTLELGPNNCAASQESLAGD, encoded by the coding sequence ATGAACGCTGAAGACTTCCCGACGCCGGACGCAGACGTCGAATCGGTCACGCCTGAAACGCTGAAATCGCGCATCGACGACGGAGGGTCGGTCACGATACTCGACGCGCGTATGTCTGGGGACTACGAGGAGTGGCACATCGACGGGGAGAACGTCGAATCCATCAACGTCCCGTACTTCCACTTCCTGGAAGACGAGCTGGATGCGGACATCATCGCGGACGTTCCGGACGACCGCGAGGTCACGGTTCTCTGTGCAAAAGGCGGTGCTAGCGAGTACGTCGCGGGCACGCTTGCGGAACGCGGCTACGACGTGCACCACCTCGAAGACGGTATGAACGGCTGGGCGCGCATCTACGAAACCGTCGAAGTCACCGGCTACGACGGGGCCGGCACACTGTTGCAGTACCAGCGCCCGTCCTCTGGCTGTCTCGGGTATCTCGTCTACGACGAGGGCGAAGCCGCCATCATCGACCCGCTACGTGCGTTCACCGACCGCTATCTCGACGATGCTGACGAGCTGGATGTCGACCTGAATTACGCGCTCGACACGCACATCCATGCAGACCACATTTCGGGGGTCCGGGACCTCGATGCGGCGGGTGTCGAGGGCGTCATCCCCGCAGCCGCCGTGGACCGCGGGGTCACCTACGCCGACGACCTGACGACTGCCGAGGACGGCGACACCTTCGAGGTCGGCGACGTCACGATCGAGACCGTCGCGACCCCTGGCCACACTACAGGCATGACCTCGTATCTTATCGACGACAGCCTGCTCGCCACCGGTGACGGGCTCTTCATCGAGAGTGTCGCCCGGCCGGACCTCGAAGAGGGCGACGAGGGTGCGCCCGATGCGGCCCGGATGCTCTACGAGTCACTGCAGGAGCGCGTGCTGACACTGCCCGATGATACGCTCATCGGCGGCGCGCACTTCAGCGACGCGGCCGAGCCGGCCTCCGACGGCTCCTACACCGCACCCATCGGCCAGCTCGTCGAAGAGATGGACGCACTGAGTATGGACGAGGACGACTTCGTCGAGACGATTCTGGCCGATATGCCGCCGCGACCGGCGAACTACGAGGACATCATCGCGACGAACCTCGGGCAGAACGCCGTCGACGACGAGGAGGCGTTCACGCTGGAACTGGGGCCGAACAACTGCGCGGCGAGCCAGGAATCGCTCGCGGGTGACTAA
- a CDS encoding sulfurtransferase TusA family protein: protein MTTSQNHTEADTTVDARGATCPGPLMDLISEIRAVDTGTVIALLSDAEKSPTEVQEWADESGNEVLDIADKGDHYRIHVTKR from the coding sequence ATGACCACCAGTCAAAATCACACTGAGGCAGACACGACCGTCGACGCTCGGGGCGCGACCTGTCCAGGTCCGCTGATGGACCTCATCTCTGAGATTCGGGCCGTTGACACCGGCACTGTCATCGCTCTGTTGAGCGATGCCGAGAAGTCGCCGACGGAGGTTCAGGAGTGGGCCGACGAGTCCGGCAACGAAGTCCTCGACATTGCCGATAAAGGCGACCACTACAGGATTCACGTGACGAAACGATGA